From Levilactobacillus zymae, a single genomic window includes:
- a CDS encoding glycine cleavage system protein H, giving the protein MTEPNRSIWQRLKKWWQHRTTTATPAMTIKDGVWIEQRGHGHYRLGLASDALEQIGDISFADLPIMVDDDLLANDDILEVESDKAVENFKTPYAGTVTRVNEALVADPNAISPKHQADNWILDLQVA; this is encoded by the coding sequence ATGACCGAACCGAACCGTTCCATCTGGCAACGTCTCAAAAAGTGGTGGCAGCACCGTACCACAACCGCCACCCCCGCCATGACCATTAAGGATGGCGTTTGGATCGAACAGCGGGGCCACGGACACTATCGCTTAGGCCTAGCGAGCGACGCTTTAGAACAAATTGGTGACATTAGCTTTGCGGACCTGCCCATCATGGTCGACGATGATCTGTTAGCCAACGACGACATCTTAGAAGTCGAAAGTGATAAGGCGGTTGAGAACTTTAAGACCCCTTACGCCGGCACCGTCACTCGCGTCAACGAGGCCTTGGTCGCCGATCCCAACGCCATCAGCCCTAAACACCAGGCAGACAACTGGATCTTAGATTTACAGGTCGCCTGA
- a CDS encoding phosphatase PAP2 family protein, translating to MVWRREREELALSCFGLLGILALLAKFRFALLTAGDQWGLAAVTAHLAPGGTKWFHAISTLGSPVITGTLIMGIAASAWWHGDRHHAWFWGSVLLSGDVVAWLVKQLMVRPRPTLPVLADGGYSFPSGHVFSAMLLALVLWQVLRHQLAAGRLRGSLTGLVGLGVLLILISRLVLRAHYPSDTVASLLLATGWWLQWQVGWPFLVLWRYRYLGRHDGQRSRGH from the coding sequence ATGGTGTGGCGACGAGAACGTGAAGAATTAGCGTTAAGTTGTTTTGGCTTATTGGGGATTTTAGCGTTACTGGCCAAGTTTCGGTTCGCGTTACTGACGGCCGGCGACCAATGGGGATTGGCCGCCGTCACGGCGCACCTGGCGCCCGGGGGGACCAAGTGGTTTCACGCCATTTCAACGCTGGGTAGTCCGGTTATCACCGGGACGCTGATCATGGGGATCGCCGCCAGTGCGTGGTGGCATGGTGACCGGCACCACGCGTGGTTTTGGGGCAGCGTCTTACTGAGTGGGGATGTGGTGGCTTGGCTGGTCAAACAGCTGATGGTGCGTCCTCGGCCCACCCTGCCGGTGCTGGCGGATGGTGGTTACAGCTTTCCCAGTGGACACGTCTTTAGCGCCATGCTATTGGCCTTGGTGCTGTGGCAAGTCTTACGGCACCAACTGGCTGCGGGCCGGCTGCGCGGGAGTTTAACGGGATTAGTGGGCTTGGGGGTGCTACTGATTCTGATCTCGCGATTAGTCTTACGGGCCCATTATCCCAGCGATACGGTCGCCAGTCTCTTGCTGGCAACCGGTTGGTGGCTGCAATGGCAAGTGGGATGGCCATTCTTGGTTTTATGGCGCTACCGTTATTTAGGACGACATGATGGTCAACGGAGTAGGGGACATTAA
- a CDS encoding HAMP domain-containing sensor histidine kinase yields MRKRLTTAQEIQRRFLIMLVALTLLMGLGVVGTVGYQLVKQQERTSNQVVASLKRSMTDREPDWQSWDWHLWRQNSAIDTRRTYVLASRQGKTAKHYYSPNTRGFLRATHYNIPFFEALTYTPGYGVTYYRSGSRAHVVFETWVSLEPITSLLWSIIGVVAAVALLILIVGWAYVRVTARSITRPLAGLSDAARQQAQSPQTKVALPVPDQPFEVHQLAQSINVLLGAINQHTQQEREFISNAAHELRTPITAIRGHVRLVQRRGDAHPEIVPRSLGFIDDESAKMQSLVNSLLTLSRADRGMLPLTKVDLVDLVRATLTEKRAVFTQPLAYQGPATVQVTGDAASVQQMISALLDNAGKYAPATSPITVRVTATASVTLAVEDQGPGIAVADKPKIFERFYRADAAHNHKVAGTGLGLAIVAQLASLNHVTVTVEDNQPTGSRFILNFPTADSEKFSD; encoded by the coding sequence ATGCGTAAACGATTAACCACCGCGCAGGAGATCCAACGACGTTTCTTAATCATGTTAGTGGCCCTAACCCTTTTGATGGGGTTGGGCGTCGTGGGAACGGTCGGCTATCAGTTGGTCAAGCAACAGGAACGGACGTCTAACCAGGTCGTTGCCAGCCTGAAACGGTCCATGACCGACCGGGAGCCCGATTGGCAGTCCTGGGATTGGCACCTTTGGCGTCAGAATAGTGCCATCGATACCCGCCGGACCTACGTGTTGGCTAGCCGCCAGGGTAAGACGGCCAAGCACTATTATTCACCCAATACTCGGGGGTTCCTGCGGGCAACTCACTACAATATTCCGTTCTTCGAAGCCCTAACCTACACGCCGGGCTACGGGGTTACCTATTACCGGTCGGGGTCGCGAGCCCACGTGGTCTTTGAGACCTGGGTCAGTCTGGAGCCAATTACCAGTCTGTTGTGGTCGATTATCGGGGTGGTTGCGGCCGTGGCGCTCCTGATTCTCATAGTGGGTTGGGCCTACGTGCGGGTGACCGCCCGTAGCATTACCCGGCCCCTCGCCGGTCTCAGTGACGCCGCCCGCCAGCAGGCGCAAAGCCCGCAAACCAAGGTGGCCTTGCCGGTCCCGGACCAGCCCTTTGAGGTGCACCAACTGGCTCAAAGCATCAACGTCCTGTTGGGGGCCATCAACCAACACACCCAGCAGGAGCGTGAATTCATTTCCAACGCCGCCCACGAGTTACGGACGCCGATCACCGCGATTCGGGGGCACGTCCGGTTGGTCCAACGGCGTGGGGACGCCCATCCTGAAATCGTCCCGCGGTCGTTAGGCTTTATTGACGACGAATCGGCCAAGATGCAAAGCTTGGTCAACAGCCTGTTAACCTTGTCGCGCGCCGATCGGGGAATGCTGCCGCTGACAAAAGTTGACTTGGTGGATCTGGTCCGGGCAACGTTGACGGAGAAACGAGCGGTCTTCACGCAACCACTGGCTTATCAGGGCCCGGCCACCGTGCAGGTCACCGGGGACGCCGCCAGCGTACAACAAATGATCAGCGCGTTACTGGATAACGCCGGGAAATACGCGCCCGCGACCTCGCCGATTACTGTCCGGGTGACGGCCACCGCCTCCGTGACGTTAGCCGTGGAGGACCAGGGTCCCGGCATTGCGGTCGCGGATAAACCCAAAATTTTTGAACGCTTCTACCGGGCCGACGCGGCCCACAATCATAAAGTCGCCGGGACCGGCCTGGGATTGGCCATCGTTGCGCAATTAGCTAGTCTTAATCACGTGACGGTCACGGTCGAGGACAACCAACCCACGGGCAGCCGCTTTATTCTGAACTTTCCGACCGCCGATTCTGAAAAATTCTCAGATTAA
- a CDS encoding response regulator transcription factor has translation MTHTILIVEDEEAVITYLTSELQFEGYTVLNATDGPAALATYESHRGQLDLVLLDWMLPGLDGLEVLRRIRKRDDLPVIMMTARDYVGDKVAGLDTGADDYITKPFDIEELLARIRVILRHQRGQQRQSQQLRVADLTLDTTARQVLRHNGIIQLTQREYDLLLCLMQHAGQTLTRDELLDTVWGVDFDGQPNIVDVYIRYLRHKVDLVTPHLIHTVRGVGYVLSADYR, from the coding sequence ATGACACATACTATTTTAATCGTTGAGGATGAGGAGGCCGTGATTACCTACCTGACTAGTGAATTACAGTTCGAAGGGTACACGGTGTTAAACGCGACGGACGGTCCCGCGGCGTTGGCGACTTACGAGAGTCATCGGGGGCAATTGGATTTGGTTTTACTGGACTGGATGTTACCCGGGTTAGACGGACTAGAGGTCCTGCGCCGGATTCGCAAACGCGATGATCTGCCGGTGATCATGATGACCGCGCGCGACTACGTGGGGGATAAGGTCGCCGGCCTGGACACCGGGGCCGACGATTACATCACGAAGCCGTTTGATATCGAGGAACTCTTGGCTCGCATCCGGGTCATCTTACGGCACCAACGGGGACAGCAACGCCAATCGCAACAGTTGCGGGTGGCCGATTTAACGCTCGACACCACGGCCCGGCAGGTGTTACGCCACAACGGCATCATTCAGTTGACCCAGCGCGAATACGATTTATTGCTCTGCTTGATGCAACATGCCGGCCAAACGCTGACGCGCGACGAGTTGCTCGATACGGTGTGGGGCGTGGACTTTGACGGCCAGCCCAACATCGTCGACGTTTATATTCGCTATCTACGCCACAAGGTCGACCTGGTCACGCCACACCTGATTCACACGGTGCGGGGGGTGGGCTACGTGCTGTCCGCCGACTACCGGTAG
- a CDS encoding histidine phosphatase family protein: protein MTTIDWVRHGQTHANVSHIIQGQLDTAVTLMTSTGERQVQDLLAHLELTDYNRIVVSPLQRTRQTAAILTTGSADTLPLTLDQRLVEGDYGDWTGQSTAELQKRYPDAFDPLTYEVLPDWLPRTGGESYRQIQARVGQLVAELVVDYPYEHILVVSHGLTIKLAALLMLGLATSQALPEPRNASLTRMTVDPATGHRYLRGYSLTRLGL, encoded by the coding sequence ATGACAACGATCGATTGGGTACGCCACGGTCAAACGCACGCTAACGTGAGTCACATAATTCAGGGGCAGCTGGATACAGCCGTGACGCTGATGACCAGTACGGGAGAACGACAGGTGCAGGATCTGTTAGCGCACCTGGAATTGACCGATTACAACCGCATTGTGGTCAGTCCGTTGCAACGGACCCGGCAAACCGCGGCGATTCTGACCACGGGGTCGGCGGACACCTTACCGTTAACTTTGGATCAGCGCTTGGTCGAGGGTGACTACGGTGATTGGACGGGGCAGTCCACCGCCGAGTTACAGAAACGCTATCCGGACGCCTTCGATCCCTTGACCTACGAGGTTTTACCGGACTGGTTGCCCCGCACCGGGGGCGAGAGTTACCGTCAAATTCAGGCGCGCGTGGGCCAGCTGGTGGCCGAATTAGTGGTCGATTATCCCTACGAACACATCTTAGTGGTGAGCCACGGCTTGACCATTAAGCTAGCGGCGTTACTGATGTTAGGATTGGCGACGTCCCAAGCCCTTCCCGAACCCCGTAACGCCAGCCTGACCCGCATGACCGTTGATCCGGCTACCGGACACCGGTACCTGCGGGGCTATAGTCTCACCCGGTTGGGTCTTTAA
- a CDS encoding DMT family transporter — MKGIFWATVASTMFGVSGTVLQFISQGQDIPASWFLSARTLGAGVVLLLISLVLYGKKTFAVFGSLREIAWLVAYAIIGLGANLLTFYMSVQTGNAAASTILQYLSPLFIVLGSFLFKHERPLRSDMIAFAVAMVGVFLAITRGNISQLAIPLDSLLWGIGSGITAAGYVVLPRTLVRDNGHSPITVLGWGTLIAGIVFNLNHPVWVNTPPLTTGLLASMSTVILVGTILPFSLLLYSSHFAPSDVISIVDATQPVMTFVLSILFLSLKITLAEVIGSVLVIVAIYLLQRGRRKVTTVFEESAN, encoded by the coding sequence ATGAAGGGAATCTTCTGGGCGACCGTGGCGTCGACCATGTTTGGGGTTTCCGGGACCGTGTTACAGTTTATCTCTCAGGGTCAGGACATCCCGGCCAGTTGGTTCTTATCCGCTCGAACCTTGGGCGCCGGAGTTGTTTTGTTGCTGATTAGTTTGGTCTTATATGGTAAGAAAACGTTCGCCGTCTTCGGCAGCTTACGCGAGATTGCCTGGTTAGTGGCCTACGCCATCATCGGGCTGGGGGCCAATCTGTTGACCTTTTACATGTCCGTGCAGACCGGGAACGCCGCCGCATCGACCATCCTGCAATACTTAAGCCCCTTATTTATCGTTTTGGGGAGTTTTCTCTTTAAGCACGAGCGGCCGTTACGGAGCGACATGATCGCCTTTGCTGTGGCGATGGTGGGGGTCTTTCTGGCCATCACCCGGGGTAACATTTCGCAGTTGGCCATCCCGTTAGATTCCTTGTTGTGGGGGATTGGCTCCGGGATCACCGCGGCCGGTTACGTGGTCTTACCCCGGACGCTGGTCAGAGATAACGGTCATTCACCCATCACCGTCTTGGGTTGGGGAACGTTGATCGCCGGGATCGTCTTTAACCTCAACCATCCGGTCTGGGTCAACACGCCACCGTTGACCACCGGTTTACTGGCGTCCATGAGCACCGTGATTCTGGTGGGAACCATCTTACCGTTCTCCCTGTTGCTCTACAGTAGTCACTTTGCGCCGTCCGACGTGATCAGTATCGTGGACGCGACGCAGCCCGTGATGACGTTTGTCTTGTCGATTCTCTTCTTAAGTCTTAAAATTACCCTAGCTGAAGTGATTGGTTCCGTCCTGGTCATCGTGGCCATTTACCTGTTACAACGGGGGCGGCGGAAGGTCACGACCGTTTTCGAAGAGTCAGCGAACTAA
- a CDS encoding methionine ABC transporter permease encodes MKLFAQYFPNAVTMKSDFLQAAGETIYMTLFTAIIAGIIGMAIGVGLTVTQPGGILENKVVYNILDKLVNLFRSIPFVILLAVIAPVTRLIVGTAIGTTAAIVPLIIGSAPFYARQIQNALAEVDRGVIEAAEAVGSGPIAIIFRVYLKEGLADIIRSSVLTLISLIDLTAMAGAIGGGGLGNLAINVGYSRFEGDVTILAMLIILVIVFAIQLCGDLLARHVDHSA; translated from the coding sequence TTGAAACTCTTTGCCCAATATTTTCCTAACGCGGTGACCATGAAGAGCGATTTTCTCCAAGCCGCCGGCGAAACCATCTACATGACCCTGTTCACCGCGATTATCGCGGGGATCATCGGGATGGCCATCGGGGTCGGCTTAACGGTTACCCAACCGGGTGGAATCCTCGAAAATAAGGTCGTCTATAACATTCTCGATAAACTGGTCAACCTGTTCCGGTCGATTCCGTTCGTGATCTTACTGGCCGTCATCGCGCCGGTCACCCGGCTAATCGTTGGGACGGCGATTGGGACCACGGCGGCCATCGTGCCGTTGATCATCGGGTCCGCCCCGTTCTACGCGCGGCAGATTCAAAACGCGTTGGCCGAAGTTGACCGGGGCGTGATTGAAGCCGCCGAAGCGGTCGGTTCCGGGCCCATCGCGATTATCTTTCGGGTCTACCTCAAGGAAGGGCTGGCGGATATCATCCGTTCGTCCGTCCTAACCTTGATCAGTCTGATCGACCTGACCGCCATGGCCGGTGCCATTGGTGGGGGTGGCTTGGGGAACCTGGCCATCAACGTCGGGTACAGTCGCTTTGAAGGGGACGTGACCATCCTGGCCATGTTGATCATCCTGGTGATTGTCTTTGCGATTCAGCTATGCGGGGACTTACTGGCCCGCCACGTGGACCACAGCGCCTAG
- a CDS encoding MetQ/NlpA family ABC transporter substrate-binding protein, whose product MKQFKRFAWLFLLLIPLLIVAGCGKSSSNKTIKVGIMGSDEKIWKPIKTKLAKEGVNIKLVTFTDYNQPNAALTNHEIDINSFQHTFFMQAWNKAHKTNIVSIGKTVRAPLRLYSKKVKNVSAIKKGDQITIPNDSTNEGRALHLLQSAGLIKVDNKVELPTPKNITENKLKLKITPVDAAQTPRSLSDAAGAVVNNEFAAEAKLPNNECIFKEKLNKASIPYINIIAANKSDKNNKTYQKIVKAYQSESTKKLIKKYYHGLSVPAW is encoded by the coding sequence ATGAAGCAATTTAAACGATTTGCCTGGCTATTTTTATTATTGATTCCGTTGTTAATCGTCGCAGGTTGCGGGAAGTCTAGCTCGAACAAGACCATCAAGGTCGGCATCATGGGTTCCGACGAGAAAATTTGGAAGCCCATTAAGACCAAATTGGCTAAGGAAGGCGTCAACATCAAGCTGGTCACCTTTACGGATTACAACCAACCCAACGCAGCGCTGACCAACCACGAAATCGACATCAACTCGTTCCAACACACGTTCTTCATGCAAGCTTGGAACAAGGCCCACAAGACCAACATCGTATCCATCGGGAAGACCGTGCGCGCACCCCTACGGTTATACTCCAAGAAGGTCAAGAACGTTTCGGCCATCAAGAAGGGTGACCAGATCACCATTCCTAACGATTCGACCAACGAAGGCCGGGCTTTACACTTACTGCAATCCGCTGGTTTGATCAAGGTGGACAACAAGGTAGAACTGCCAACGCCTAAGAACATCACGGAAAACAAGCTGAAGTTAAAGATTACGCCGGTTGATGCCGCCCAGACGCCACGTTCCTTATCGGATGCGGCTGGTGCCGTGGTCAACAACGAATTTGCGGCCGAAGCGAAGTTACCGAACAACGAATGCATTTTCAAGGAAAAGCTGAACAAGGCCTCCATTCCGTACATCAACATCATTGCGGCGAACAAGTCTGACAAGAACAACAAGACCTACCAGAAGATCGTGAAGGCTTACCAAAGCGAATCAACCAAGAAGTTAATCAAGAAGTACTACCACGGTTTATCCGTGCCAGCATGGTAA
- a CDS encoding DNA-3-methyladenine glycosylase I: protein MTIAVDDGHQWYTNGTKEYDAYFGTPTHDDHILFELMTVGVFQVGLSWQAAASKLPVYRRVFAGMDIAQVAGFDLEIDVERIARDDEMIRNVRKIRATIQNARAITQIQAEFGSFADYLWQFVNGTPLLLPVVTRDEIVNQSTIGSAVAKDLKRRGCKFVGPVVTHMFLKAAGILQDQILDE from the coding sequence ATGACCATTGCCGTTGACGACGGGCACCAGTGGTACACCAATGGCACGAAAGAGTACGATGCCTACTTTGGAACACCGACCCATGATGATCACATCTTGTTTGAGCTCATGACTGTGGGTGTCTTCCAGGTGGGTCTCAGTTGGCAAGCCGCCGCTAGTAAGTTACCCGTCTATCGCCGCGTCTTTGCGGGGATGGACATTGCCCAAGTGGCGGGCTTTGATTTAGAAATCGACGTGGAACGCATTGCCCGCGACGATGAGATGATTCGTAACGTCCGTAAAATTCGGGCCACGATTCAAAATGCCCGGGCGATTACCCAGATTCAAGCCGAATTCGGTAGCTTTGCCGACTACCTGTGGCAATTTGTGAACGGCACACCGTTGCTATTACCCGTGGTGACGCGTGACGAAATTGTCAATCAATCGACCATCGGTTCCGCGGTTGCGAAGGATTTAAAGCGCCGCGGATGCAAGTTTGTGGGCCCGGTGGTCACGCACATGTTTCTAAAGGCGGCCGGTATTTTGCAGGATCAGATTTTGGATGAGTAG
- a CDS encoding peptide ABC transporter substrate-binding protein: protein MNRWTSLGLVTAVVALGVGLAACGKSTTSAQPKQVLKLPATAQLYTIDLAKATGYGQTGNVFESFYRLGKDGKVAPGLADKVQESKDQKTWTFHIRDNAKWSNGDKITAKDFVYSWRRTLTPATKSTYTYLFSGIKNGDKIIAGKMSPNKIGIHAKNQQTVVVQLTKPMAYFKILMAYPLFAPQNEKVVKQYGKKYATKSQYMVYSGPFKIENWKGTSNTWSFVKNNNYWDHKVVKLHKINYQVVTNQQTGLGLYQNKKLDLAQLTNEQVKNYKNDAEFKEYPYSIMIHLKYNFKDTDATKRAALSNRNLRQAIALSINRQQLTKKVLGDGSVTPTGFVTSGLAKDPKTGEDFAQQQAVKNTTTYNPTLAKQKWQKALKQLGTKEVKLSVLAGNDDPMASTVTQYLKGQLEKTLPGFKLNIQNVPAQVAQQRSQSGDFDLYLSHWGADFNDPISFMQIPLSSNSLNYGQWSSKTYDQLIAKAQNQDAATPEKRWQDMVQAAKLLNTEQSFTPLYQANYAYLQRSTVKGVIHNTAGTQWSYKYAYIK, encoded by the coding sequence ATGAACAGATGGACGAGTTTAGGATTAGTCACCGCAGTCGTGGCGTTAGGAGTGGGGCTCGCCGCTTGTGGGAAATCCACGACCAGCGCTCAGCCCAAGCAGGTGTTGAAGTTGCCGGCGACCGCGCAATTGTATACGATTGATTTAGCTAAGGCGACCGGTTATGGCCAGACGGGGAACGTGTTTGAAAGCTTCTACCGGCTAGGCAAGGACGGCAAGGTGGCCCCGGGATTGGCCGACAAAGTCCAGGAATCTAAAGATCAAAAGACCTGGACCTTCCACATCCGCGACAACGCTAAGTGGAGTAACGGCGACAAGATTACCGCCAAGGACTTCGTGTATTCCTGGCGGCGGACGTTGACGCCGGCCACCAAGTCGACCTACACCTACTTGTTCTCCGGCATCAAGAACGGCGATAAGATTATCGCCGGGAAGATGAGCCCTAATAAAATTGGCATTCACGCTAAGAATCAGCAGACCGTGGTGGTTCAGCTGACCAAGCCGATGGCCTACTTCAAGATTTTGATGGCCTATCCGCTGTTCGCCCCCCAAAACGAAAAGGTGGTCAAGCAGTACGGTAAGAAATACGCCACTAAGTCGCAATACATGGTCTACAGCGGGCCGTTCAAGATTGAAAACTGGAAGGGAACCAGTAACACTTGGTCGTTCGTGAAGAACAACAATTACTGGGATCACAAGGTGGTTAAGTTGCACAAAATCAACTATCAAGTGGTCACCAACCAGCAAACCGGGTTGGGACTCTACCAAAACAAGAAGCTGGATTTAGCCCAACTGACCAACGAACAAGTCAAGAATTACAAGAACGATGCCGAATTCAAGGAATATCCTTATTCCATCATGATTCACCTGAAGTATAACTTTAAGGATACCGACGCGACTAAGCGGGCGGCTTTGAGTAACCGAAACTTGCGGCAAGCCATCGCGTTGTCCATCAACCGGCAACAGTTGACCAAGAAGGTCTTAGGCGACGGGTCCGTGACCCCGACTGGCTTTGTCACCAGTGGTCTGGCCAAGGATCCCAAGACCGGCGAGGACTTTGCTCAGCAACAGGCCGTCAAGAACACCACGACCTATAACCCGACGTTAGCTAAGCAGAAGTGGCAAAAGGCGCTCAAACAGTTGGGGACTAAGGAAGTCAAGTTGAGTGTTCTGGCCGGGAACGATGACCCGATGGCCAGTACCGTCACCCAGTACCTGAAGGGGCAACTGGAAAAGACGCTGCCCGGGTTCAAGCTGAATATCCAAAACGTTCCGGCACAGGTCGCCCAACAACGGTCGCAATCCGGCGACTTTGACCTGTACCTGTCGCACTGGGGCGCGGACTTCAACGACCCCATCTCCTTCATGCAGATTCCGCTGAGTTCTAACTCGTTGAACTACGGTCAGTGGTCCAGTAAGACCTACGACCAACTGATCGCTAAGGCACAAAACCAAGACGCCGCTACGCCAGAAAAACGGTGGCAGGACATGGTTCAAGCCGCTAAGCTGTTGAATACGGAGCAGAGCTTTACGCCGCTGTACCAAGCCAACTATGCTTACCTCCAACGTTCAACGGTCAAGGGTGTGATTCACAACACGGCCGGCACGCAGTGGAGCTACAAGTATGCTTATATCAAGTAG
- a CDS encoding glycoside hydrolase family 3 C-terminal domain-containing protein, which produces MDIEKTLAALTLPEKAALVSGKQSWYTAKIDRLGIPALMMTDGPSGLRKQTTQTNNLNDSIQAITYPSSALSASSWNTNLLRQLGEHLGIEARAEQISLLLGPGVNLKRSPLGGRNFEYLSEDPLVAGKLGTAYVQGVQSQHVGVALKHFAANNRENQRFTASSDMSQRTLRELYLKTFEIIVKQALPATVMASYNRINGVLNSENHYLLRDILRDEWGFHGAVMSDWGAVAHHAPALSAGLDLEMPGKGQASIDEIVRAVETGELDEGTLNKSVRHLLHLIQDCQAAPQAKTYDHAAHHQFARKLADDSIVLLKNNQNELPLTPAKAGKLVVVGELAQHPRYQGAGSSHVNPTHLVTPLDALADSGLSATYYPGYRLADDETDEQLADAALTAAKTADHVVVFAGYPAEEESEGFDKIDILLPENQTELIGRLAKINPHTTVVLQNGSVLEMPWIENVAAVVETYLAGEAVGEATWDILTGKVNPSGHLTETFPLQLADTPMAPTFGQDPHHEYYSEGIFMGYRYYDTHEMHVLFPFGHGLSYTTFEYTNLATKADAHGATITFDVTNTGQRAGKAVPQLYVANHASHAPMPTKELRAFTKLAVAPGETQSVTLHLNRQDFSWWRERKHRWQADTGDYEVMIGESSRDIRVQTKLTMNFENAPAPVSLESYLYRIIGDPRLRGLFQRTVITPLSQPDVPANFFSELAADGQPAAFHNRMFLNMPLRALIALGTPDKPIKAFIRQANQDH; this is translated from the coding sequence ATGGACATCGAAAAGACGCTGGCAGCCCTGACGCTGCCAGAAAAGGCCGCTTTGGTTTCGGGAAAGCAGAGTTGGTACACCGCGAAGATTGATCGCCTGGGGATTCCCGCCCTCATGATGACGGATGGTCCGTCGGGCTTGCGGAAACAAACCACCCAGACCAATAACCTCAACGACTCGATTCAGGCCATCACCTACCCATCGTCAGCCCTCAGTGCTAGCTCCTGGAACACCAACCTACTACGCCAACTAGGCGAACATCTGGGGATTGAGGCCCGCGCAGAGCAAATCAGTCTGCTCCTGGGTCCCGGGGTGAACCTCAAGCGCTCTCCGTTGGGCGGCCGGAACTTCGAGTACCTGTCCGAGGATCCGCTGGTGGCCGGAAAGCTTGGTACCGCCTACGTTCAAGGCGTTCAATCCCAACACGTGGGCGTCGCCTTAAAGCACTTCGCTGCCAATAACCGGGAGAATCAACGGTTCACGGCTTCCAGCGATATGTCGCAACGAACGCTGCGCGAGCTTTACCTTAAAACCTTTGAAATCATTGTTAAGCAGGCCTTACCCGCAACCGTCATGGCCTCGTATAATCGGATTAATGGGGTCTTAAACTCGGAAAACCATTACCTATTACGGGACATTCTGCGTGACGAATGGGGCTTCCACGGTGCCGTGATGTCGGATTGGGGAGCCGTGGCGCATCACGCCCCCGCTTTAAGTGCCGGCCTGGATCTGGAAATGCCGGGGAAGGGTCAGGCATCGATCGATGAAATCGTGCGGGCCGTCGAAACCGGGGAACTGGACGAAGGCACGCTGAACAAGTCCGTTCGTCACCTGCTACACCTGATTCAGGACTGTCAGGCGGCTCCCCAGGCGAAAACCTACGACCACGCCGCCCATCACCAGTTTGCCCGCAAGTTGGCCGACGATAGTATCGTGCTCCTGAAAAACAATCAAAACGAATTGCCGTTGACACCCGCTAAGGCTGGTAAGTTGGTCGTCGTGGGTGAACTGGCCCAGCATCCCCGCTACCAAGGGGCAGGCAGTTCACACGTCAACCCCACACACCTGGTAACGCCACTGGACGCGCTAGCCGACAGCGGGCTGAGCGCCACCTACTACCCGGGTTATCGGTTAGCCGACGACGAAACCGACGAACAACTGGCCGACGCCGCCCTTACGGCAGCCAAGACGGCCGATCACGTGGTGGTTTTCGCTGGTTATCCGGCCGAAGAGGAGTCCGAAGGGTTCGATAAGATCGATATTCTCTTACCCGAAAACCAAACGGAATTGATTGGCCGCCTAGCCAAGATTAATCCTCACACCACGGTGGTCCTGCAGAACGGTTCCGTCCTGGAAATGCCATGGATTGAAAATGTGGCCGCGGTCGTCGAAACTTACTTGGCCGGGGAAGCCGTCGGCGAAGCGACCTGGGATATTCTTACCGGGAAGGTCAATCCTTCCGGCCACTTAACCGAAACCTTCCCACTTCAATTAGCGGATACGCCCATGGCCCCAACTTTTGGCCAGGATCCGCATCATGAATACTACTCTGAAGGCATCTTCATGGGCTACCGTTACTACGATACCCACGAAATGCACGTGCTCTTCCCGTTTGGTCACGGCCTGAGTTACACCACCTTCGAATATACTAATTTAGCCACCAAGGCCGACGCTCACGGGGCAACCATCACCTTCGATGTGACCAATACCGGTCAACGGGCCGGTAAGGCGGTTCCCCAACTTTATGTGGCTAACCATGCCTCCCACGCCCCCATGCCCACCAAGGAACTGCGGGCCTTTACCAAGCTAGCCGTGGCCCCCGGTGAGACTCAGTCCGTTACCTTGCACCTTAACCGCCAAGACTTCAGTTGGTGGCGCGAACGGAAACACCGCTGGCAAGCCGATACCGGCGACTATGAAGTGATGATTGGGGAATCCTCCCGTGATATTCGGGTTCAGACCAAGCTCACCATGAACTTCGAGAACGCCCCGGCACCGGTGTCCTTGGAAAGCTACCTGTACCGGATTATCGGTGACCCCCGGTTGCGCGGGCTATTCCAACGAACCGTGATTACGCCACTATCACAACCCGACGTTCCCGCCAATTTCTTCAGTGAGTTAGCTGCCGATGGCCAACCAGCGGCCTTTCATAACCGCATGTTTTTAAACATGCCACTCCGGGCGCTCATCGCCTTAGGAACGCCGGATAAGCCAATCAAGGCCTTTATTCGTCAGGCTAATCAAGACCACTAA